Proteins encoded in a region of the Triticum dicoccoides isolate Atlit2015 ecotype Zavitan chromosome 3A, WEW_v2.0, whole genome shotgun sequence genome:
- the LOC119269142 gene encoding tyrosine decarboxylase-like, protein MAPPSQCFDAMHSAANNGAAPAVADAKPQCPAVLDADVFRRQGHEVIDFIAEYYGGMGDYPVHPSVTPGFLRNVLPAEAPSRPEPDAFGSALRDVRDLILPGMTHWQSPRHFAHFPASSSTVGALGEALIAGINVVPFTWAASPAATELEMVVVDWLGKALHLPESLLFAGGGGGTLLGTSCEAILCALVAARDKKLAEIGERRIGDLVVYCSDQTHFAFRKAARIAGIPRDHCRAIHTCREDMFALSPTELQAAMQADVDAGLVPLFLCATVGTTQTTAVDPIGKLCTVAASHGVWVHVDAAYTGSALVCPEFRHVIDGVEAVDSFSMNAHKWLLANNDCCAMWVKRPSELVAALGTEQEYILKDAASKGHDVVDYKDWTMTLTRRFRALKMWLVLRCYGVDGLRDHIRSHVRMAEAFEDMVRADERFEVVTDRQFALVCFRLRSPERFGGEKTANELNRGLLEEVNAVGPGPYMSSANVGGVYMLRCAVGSTLTEEHHVADAWKVVQDRASVILRKMEIIYSVLG, encoded by the coding sequence ATGGCTCCACCGTCGCAGTGCTTCGACGCCATGCACAGCGCGGCCAACAATGGCGCCGCCCCGGCGGTGGCTGACGCAAAGCCGCAGTGCCCCGCCGTGCTCGACGCCGACGTGTTCCGGCGCCAGGGACACGAGGTCATCGACTTCATCGCCGAGTACTACGGCGGCATGGGGGACTACCCCGTGCACCCCAGCGTCACGCCCGGCTTCCTTCGCAATGTGCTCCCCGCGGAGGCGCCGTCCCGCCCGGAGCCCGACGCGTTCGGCTCCGCGCTGCGGGACGTCCGCGACCTCATCCTCCCGGGCATGACGCACTGGCAGAGCCCCCGCCACTTCGCGCACTTCCCGGCGTCCAGCAGCACCGTCGGGGCCCTCGGGGAGGCGCTCATTGCCGGCATCAACGTGGTGCCCTTCACGTGGGCCGCCTCGCCGGCCGCCACCGAGCTGGAGATGGTGGTCGTGGACTGGCTCGGCAAGGCGCTGCATTTGCCGGAGAGCCTCCtgttcgccggcggcggcgggggcacgCTTCTGGGCACCTCGTGCGAGGCCATACTCTGCGCCCTCGTCGCCGCCAGGGACAAGAAGCTCGCCGAGATCGGCGAGAGGAGGATCGGCGACCTTGTCGTCTACTGCTCCGACCAGACCCATTTCGCCTTCCGCAAGGCTGCGCGCATCGCCGGGATCCCGCGGGACCACTGCCGCGCGATACACACGTGCCGCGAAGACATGTTCGCGCTCTCGCCCACGGAGCTGCAGGCCGCCATGCAGGCCGACGTGGACGCCGGGCTGGTGCCGCTGTTCCTGTGCGCGACCGTCGGGACCACCCAGACGACCGCCGTTGACCCCATCGGCAAGCTCTGCACCGTGGCGGCGTCCCACGGCGTGTGGGTCCACGTCGACGCGGCCTACACCGGCTCGGCGCTGGTCTGCCCGGAGTTCCGGCACGTGATCGACGGCGTAGAGGCCGTGGACTCGTTCAGCATGAACGCCCACAAGTGGCTCCTGGCCAACAACGACTGCTGCGCGATGTGGGTGAAGAGGCCGAGCGAGCTCGTGGCGGCGCTGGGCACGGAGCAGGAGTACATCCTCAAGGACGCGGCGTCGAAGGGGCACGACGTGGTGGACTACAAGGACTGGACCATGACGCTGACCCGCCGGTTTCGCGCGCTCAAGATGTGGCTCGTGCTCCGCTGCTACGGCGTGGACGGCCTGCGCGACCACATCCGCTCCCACGTGCGCATGGCCGAGGCGTTCGAGGACATGGTGCGGGCCGACGAGAGGTTCGAGGTGGTGACGGACAGGCAGTTCGCGCTGGTGTGCTTccggctccggtcgccggagaggTTCGGCGGCGAGAAGACGGCCAACGAGCTCAACCGGGGCCTGCTCGAGGAGGTGAACGCGGTCGGCCCGGGCCCGTACATGAGCTCCGCGAACGTGGGCGGCGTCTACATGCTCAGGTGCGCCGTCGGGAGCACGCTCACGGAGGAGCACCACGTCGCTGACGCATGGAAGGTGGTCCAGGATCGGGCCTCGGTAATCCTCCGGAAAATGGAAATTATTTACAGCGTGCTTGGTTAA